In a genomic window of Meriones unguiculatus strain TT.TT164.6M chromosome 8, Bangor_MerUng_6.1, whole genome shotgun sequence:
- the Mtx2 gene encoding metaxin-2 isoform X1: MSLVAEAFVSQIAATEPWPENATLYQQLKGEQILLSDNAASLAVQAFLQMCNLPVKVVCRANAEYMSPSGKVPFIHVGNQVVSELGPIVQFVKAKGHSLSDGLDEVQKAEMKAYMELVNNMLLTAELYLQWCDEATVGEITHTRYGSPYPWPLNHILAYQKQWEVKRKMKAIGWGNKTLDQVLEDVDQCCQALSQRLGTQPYFFNKQPTELDALVFGHLYTILTTRLTSDELCEKVKHYSNLLAFCRRIEQHYFEDRGKGRLS, translated from the exons CTACAGAACCTTGGCCTGAAAATGCAACCTTATATCAGCAACTGAAAG GGGAGCAAATTCTGCTTTCTGACAATGCAGCATCTCTTGCTGTGCag GCCTTTTTGCAGATGTGTAATCTGCCTGTCAAAGTGGTGTGTAGGGCAAATGCAGAATATATGTCTCCATctg GAAAAGTACCTTTTATTCATGTGGGAAATCAAGTAGTATCAGAACTTGGTCCAATAGTCCAATTCGTTAAAGCCAAG GGCCATTCTCTTAGTGATGGCTTGGATGAAGTccaaaaagcagaaatgaaagctTACATGGAATTAGTGAACAATATGCTGCTGACTGCAGAG TTGTATCTCCAGTGGTGTGATGAAGCTACAGTAGGGGAG ATCACTCATACTAGGTATGGATCTCCTTACCCTTGGCCTCTGAACCACATTTTGGCCTATCAAAAGCAATGGGAAGTGAAACGTAAAATGAAGGCTATAGGCTGGGGTAACAAGACTCTGGACCAG GTCTTAGAAGACGTAGACCAGTGCTGTCAAGCCCTTTCGCAGAGACTGGGAACACAGCCTTATTTCTTCAATAAGCA GCCGACTGAACTCGACGCTCTGGTGTTTGGCCACTTGTACACCATTCTCACCACCCGCTTGACCAGTGATGAGCTTTGTGAGAAGGTGAAACACTACAGCAACCTCCTTGCTTTCTGTAGGAGAATTGAACAGCACTATTTTGAAGACCGGGGTAAAGGCAGATTGTCTTAG
- the Mtx2 gene encoding metaxin-2 isoform X2 codes for MCNLPVKVVCRANAEYMSPSGKVPFIHVGNQVVSELGPIVQFVKAKGHSLSDGLDEVQKAEMKAYMELVNNMLLTAELYLQWCDEATVGEITHTRYGSPYPWPLNHILAYQKQWEVKRKMKAIGWGNKTLDQVLEDVDQCCQALSQRLGTQPYFFNKQPTELDALVFGHLYTILTTRLTSDELCEKVKHYSNLLAFCRRIEQHYFEDRGKGRLS; via the exons ATGTGTAATCTGCCTGTCAAAGTGGTGTGTAGGGCAAATGCAGAATATATGTCTCCATctg GAAAAGTACCTTTTATTCATGTGGGAAATCAAGTAGTATCAGAACTTGGTCCAATAGTCCAATTCGTTAAAGCCAAG GGCCATTCTCTTAGTGATGGCTTGGATGAAGTccaaaaagcagaaatgaaagctTACATGGAATTAGTGAACAATATGCTGCTGACTGCAGAG TTGTATCTCCAGTGGTGTGATGAAGCTACAGTAGGGGAG ATCACTCATACTAGGTATGGATCTCCTTACCCTTGGCCTCTGAACCACATTTTGGCCTATCAAAAGCAATGGGAAGTGAAACGTAAAATGAAGGCTATAGGCTGGGGTAACAAGACTCTGGACCAG GTCTTAGAAGACGTAGACCAGTGCTGTCAAGCCCTTTCGCAGAGACTGGGAACACAGCCTTATTTCTTCAATAAGCA GCCGACTGAACTCGACGCTCTGGTGTTTGGCCACTTGTACACCATTCTCACCACCCGCTTGACCAGTGATGAGCTTTGTGAGAAGGTGAAACACTACAGCAACCTCCTTGCTTTCTGTAGGAGAATTGAACAGCACTATTTTGAAGACCGGGGTAAAGGCAGATTGTCTTAG